CGAACCCAAATCCTCCACCGCCGCCGACAGCGCGGCCTGCACCACCGCCGAAGCCACCCGAACCGGCACCCACACCGTCATCACGACCCTGCGAAGTCTGCGAACGGCCGCTGCCACCAGGGCCCTGCCAGAAACAACGCCGGACGTGCTCACAACGCTGCAGGCAGAAGGCGTATCGCCAGCGCCGATCAAACTCCGATGACGGCGGGAAGGCCGGTCAGATGAGGTAGTCCGCGCGCCCCTCATCATCGAGTTCGAAGGGGCCTTCGGGGATGATGCAGAACTCATTGCCCTCGGGATCCGTCATCACCAGGAACCCGCCGGCGTCGTACTCCTCCAGCCGGCGCCCGCCGAGTGCCTCGACACGCTGTTGCTCTGCGGACGGGTCGGGTGAGGTGACGTCGAAGTGCATACGGTTCTTCACAGACTTGGGCTCGCCGGTTCCCTGGAAGCCCAGGCCCAGGCCGTTCTCGCGCTGCAGCCATACATAGGGTCCCATGCGGCCCACGACTGGCCGGCCAAGCAACTCGGACCAGAACGCGGCAAGCCGCTCAGGGTCAGTGGCATCGACGATGAGGGCATTGATCTGCATAGGTGAGTCCGCCATGCCCTGATCCTCTCAGGGCGCACAGGGCCGCCGCTCAGTGTCGGTCGCCACCCGCGCCGTTCGCGGCTGACAAACCATCCGATCGCTGGCTCAGAACAGCGACGGTCAAACTTCGGTGAGACGAACCTGCCAGTGGTCAATCTTCAGTGAGACCGGTCGAACTTCGCTGCGACAGGTCACGGGCGGGGGTGACGGGGGGTTTGCATGCGACCGTTTCCGATATATCGTTGAGTCATCGCGTAACGAACGCGATTGGAACGTGACAGTTCGTACGACGGGATGGAGATCGTGATGCGTACCCACGGATTCGAGCGTGGACACCGTCAGGACGGCCCGGGCCGGTGGGGTCGGGGCGGCATGGGGGGAGGGGGCGGGCGGCGGGCCGCCTTCGGCCCCTTCGGGCCGGGGGGTCCCGGTTTCGGCCCCGGGCCCGGGTTCGGTCCAGGTTTCGGGCCGGGGCCCTGGGGGCCGCGAGGGCGCGGGGGAGGGCGCGGGAGGGCGCGGCGCGGTGACGTGCGCGCCTCGATCCTGGCCCTGCTCAAGGACCGCCCCATGCACGGCTACGAGATGATCCAGGAGATCTCCGGGCGCAGCGGCGGTGCGTGGAAGCCCAGCCCCGGATCGGTCTACCCCACCCTCCAGATGCTGGAGGACGAGGGTCTGATCACCAGTGAGAGCGAGGGCGGCAAGAAGCTGTTCTCCCTCACCGGCAGCGGCCGCAGCGCCGCGCAGGAGGGTCCGCAGGCTCCCTGGGAGGAGGCCTCGCGCGGTGTCGACTGGGAGGCCCTCGGCGAGATCCGCCAGGCCGGTTTCAGCCTGATGGAGGCCTTCGGGCAGGTCTGGAGGACCGGCACCGAGGAGCAGCGCGAGAAGGCGCTGGCCGTCATCAACGACGCCCGCAGGAAGCTGTACCTCATCCTCGCCGACGAGCACTGAGCCGCCGGGCGCCGCGTCGGCGGGCGGTGACGAGCAGCGGTGGGCGGACGCGAGTGCCGGGGCCGGGGCGTCCGGCCCCGCGGGCGCCCCGGTGAGGGGCCCGGGGGGTGCGCGCGGGGCGAAGCCGGCCTGATCTCCTCCGTGAGGATGAGATTCCGGCCGGCGGTGTCCACTCCGCGCGGGACGCGAAGATGGTCCCCTTCGCGGATGCCCCGGCGGCCCGGGGCTGATGGGCTGGGGGTGTGCCATCCCGTATGACCCGCCGGGCCCCGGAGCAGAGCGGCCCGCGCACGGACCAGTACGCCGGACTCAGTGCCGAGCTGGCGGCGGTGCTCGCCGGTGCCCGCCGCAGGGCCGTGCGGGACGGGGACCGGCAGGCCGACACCGCCCATCTGCTCCACTCGCTCCTGGAGGCCGACCCGGAGGTCCGCGCCGCCGTCGCCGCCACCGGGCAGCTCGCCCGGCTGCTGGGCTACCTCGTGCAGCGCAGCATCGGCTACGGACTGCGCTGGCAGGGCGCCGTCGAGGACTCCGGCCCGCTCCCCGCCGTGCCCGGTCCCGGCGCCGCAGGGGACTCCGGCACGTTTCCCGCCGTGCCCGGTCCCGCCCACCGCGGTGCCGGACGCGGAGACGCCGGGGACTGGTCGCCCGCCGCTGCCGCCGCCCTGGCGGAGGCCCGCCGAAGCGCCCGGCGCCGCGGCGCCGCCGTGGCCACCGGCACCGACCTGCTCGCCGTGCTCGTCGTGGATCCGCGCTCCCGGGCCGTGGAGGTCCTCGAACGCGCCGGCATCCCCCGCGGCGACCTGCGCGGCCGCACCGGCGGCCGGGCGCCGCAGCGCACCGGCGACGGGTCCGGCGGCGCCCTCCCGTCCACCCCGTGAGACAGGTGCCAATGGGGGTGACGCTCATGTCATCCCCTGTCATCATGTGCCCGTGCATACGTCAGACAGCCGTTACGGCGACCACGGCAGGGGTGCCGGGCTCGGCCTCGCGCTCGCTTCGGCGCTGGCTTTCGGTGGGTCCGGGGTCGCGGCGAAGCCGCTGATCGAGGCGGGCCTCGACCCGCTGCACGTGGTGTGGCTGCGGGTGGCCGGTGCCGCTGTCGTCATGCTGCCGCTCGCCGTGCGGCACCGCGCCCTGCCGCGCCGCCGTCCCGCGCTGCTCGCCGGGTTCGGGCTGCTCGCCGTCGCCGGGGTCCAGGCCTGTTACTTCGCCGCGCTCTCCCGCATCCCGGTCGGGGTGGCCCTGCTCGTCGAGTACCTGGCACCCGCGCTCGTGCTCGGCTGGGTGCGGTTCGTGCAGCGGCGGCCCGTGACGCGGGCCGCCGCGCTCGGCGTGGTCCTGGCGGTCGGCGGTCTCGCCTGTGTGGTGGAGGTGTGGTCGGGGCTGGGCTTCGACGCGTTGGGCCTGCTGAGCGCCCTCGGTGCCGCCTGCTGCCAGGTGGGCTACTTCGTCCTGTCCGGCCAGGGCGGCGACGCCGGTGACCGGGCACCGGACCCGCTCGGGGTCGTCGCCCACGGCCTGCTCGTCGGCACCGCCGTCCTGACCGCCGTGGCCCGGCCCTGGACCGTGGACTGGTCGGTGCTGGCCGGCCCGGCGCACCTGAACGGCACCGCGGTCCCGGCCGGCGCCCTGCTCGCCTGGCTCGTGCTCGTCGCCACGGTCGTCGCGTACATCACCGGCGTGCTGTCCGTGCGCCGGCTGTCCCCGCAGGTCGCGGGCGTCGTGGCCTGCCTGGAGGCGGTCGTCGCGACCGTGCTGGCCTGGGTGCTGCTCGGCGAACGCCTGTCGGCACCGCAGATCGCCGGCGGCGCGGTCGTCCTCCTCGGCGCGTTCATCGCGCAGTCCTCGTCGCCCGCGGGGAGCCCGACCGGCCCGGCGTCCGGTGACGGCGGAGGCGGCGGGGAAAGAAAGCTGTCCACCCGGGAAACGGCCGCCTGAGACGGGCCTTTGGAAACCCCTGCCCGGCGCACCGCGCCGGGCAGGACGGTGCTGTCCACGGGCGAAGTCCGTGCGCCCCGCCGAAGCGGGTCGCCCCGGATTCCCGCACCCCTGGGTACGCCTCCGCGGAGAAGATCTCGTGTCGCTCGCCCACGCCCTCTACCTCGCCGGAGCCGCCGTCGTCCGGTTCGCCGTCGTCCGGGTGGTCGTGCCGCCGGAGCCGGTGACCGCGGCCGTGCTCGCCGTCGCGCTGCTCGGCGAGCGGCTCACAGTGGCCACCGCGGCCGGCGTCCTGCTGATGCCCGGTGCCGTCGCGGGCCCCGCGGTGGGCGAGGCCCCGGAGCCGGGCGGCGGGAGCGGGTCCGCCCGGCCCCTGGAGTCTCCCGCCCGGATCGGGTCGGACCCCGCGAACCCCGCGGGATCCGGACGGCAGGCCCTGGGTCACAGCGCCGCCAGGTAGTCCGGGAGCCCGATGCCGGGGGCCAGGTCGGCGTTGGCGACGGGCGCGCCGTAGCCCCTGCGGAGCGGGACGACGCCGGCCCAGTACGGCAGGGAGAGGTCGGCGGGCTCGTCGTTGGCGCCGCCGGTGCGCGCCTTGGCCGAGACCTCGTCCAGGTCCAGGCGGATGACCGCGGTGGCGGCCAGCTCCTTCTTGTTCGCGGGCCGGGAGTCGGCGGCCCGGCCCGGGACCACGTGGTCCACCAGCGCGTCCAGGGCCAGCCGCCGCTCCTCGGGGTCGGTGACCTCGTGCGCGACGCCGTGCACCACCACGGAGCGGTAGTTGATCGAGTGGTGGAAGGCGGAGCGGGCCAGCACCAGCTCGTCGACGTGGGTGACCGTCAGGCACACCGCCAGTCCCGGATCGGCCTCGCCGGTCATCCGCAGCGGGCGCGAACCGGTCGAGCCGTGGACGTAGAGCCGCTCGCCGACCCGGCCGTAGAGCGTCGGCAGCACCACCGGGGCGCCGTCCCGGACGAAGCCGAGGTGGCAGACGTAGCCCTCGTCGAGTATCGCGTGCACCAGTTCCCTGTCGTACGACGCCCGGTTCGCGGACCGCGTGGGCACGGTGCGGTCGGTCGGGGTGTAGGCGTCGGGCTGCGCGGACGTCTCCCGGGTCTCCTGCACGGCGGTCCCCTCCTTGGTGGATGCATTGCACTAGTGCATAATTGGTTTTGTGCTAGGAGAGTATCCGATTCAGGGACGGGGCGCAGCGGAGATCGCGGCCAGCGTCGAACGGGCGGTCGGCGCCGGGGAGCTGGAACCGGGCCGGCCGCTGCCGCCCATGCGGGAGTTGGCGGCCCGCCTCGGGGTGAACCCCAACACGGTGGCGGCCGCCTACCGCACCCTGCGTGAGCGCGGGGTGATCGAGACCGCCGGACGCCGGGGCAGCAGGGTCCGGTCCAAACCGGCGACCACGGGACGCGAGCAGATCCGGGTGGAGGTGCCCGCGGGGGTGCGGGACGTGGCCGGCGGCAACCCCGACCCCACGCTGCTGCCGCCACTGGCGGACGCCTTCGCGGCGGCAGCCGCCCTGGGCGACCGGGACCCGGTGCTGTACGGGTCCGACCCCGTCGAGCCGCAGCTCGCCCGGCTCGCCCGTGCCGCCCTGGCCGCCGACGGAGTACCGGACGGTCCCCTCGCCGTGGCCTCCGGCTCGCTGGACGCCGTCGAGCGGGTCCTCGCCGCGCACCTGAAACCGGGCGACCCGGTCGGGGTGGAGGACCCCGGCTGGGGGAGCCTGCTGGACCTGGTCCCGGCGCTCGGACTGAGCCCCCTGCCCGTCGGTGTGGACGACGAGGGCCCGCGTCCCGACGATGTCCGCCGTGCGCTGCGGTCGGGCGCGCGCGCCCTGATCGTCACCGCCCGGGCGCAGAACCCGACCGGGGCCGCGGTGACCGCGGCGCGGGCGCGTGCGCTGCGGTCGGTGCTCCGGGAACACCCCGGCACGCTGCTGATCGAGGACGACCACGGGCACGGCATCGTGGACGTGCCCCTCCACCCCCTCGCCGGGGCCACCCGGCACTGGGCCTTCGTGCGTTCCGTCGCCAAGGCCTGGGGACCGGACCTACGGCTCGCCGTGTTCACCGGGGACGCCGTCACCGTCGACCGGGTGCGCGGGCGGCAGCGGCTGGGCCCCGGGTGGGTGAGCCGGCTCCTCCAGCGGGCCGTGGCGCGGCTGTGGAGCGACGGCGCGGTGGACACCCGCGCGGTGGCGGCCTCCTACGGAAGCCGCCGGGACGCCCTGATCGGGGCGCTCGCGCGGCACGGTGTCGCGGCACACGGCCGCAGCGGCCTGAACGTCTGGGTGCCCGTCCCCGACGAGACCGGCGCGGTGGCCCGTCTCCTGCACGCGGGCTGGGCGGTCACACCGGGAGCGCGCTTCCGCCTGGCGAGCCCGCCCGGCATCCGCGTCACCGTGTCGGCCCTGACCCCGGAGGAAACCGGGCCCCTGGCCGAGGCGGTGGCGGCGGCGATGCGCCCGGCACCGGTGCGCACGTACGCCTAGGAGGGCCCGCCCGTCCCGCCCGGTCCGGGCGGCTCGTGTCCTAGCCGCCGCGCCGCACCTGGGTCAGCGCCGCCCCCGCGAGGACGACCAGCGCGCCCACCGGCGTGTTCCAGCTCAGCGACTCCCCGAGGATCGCGACGCCCGCCGCCGTGGCGATGACGGGGACGAAGTACGTGACCATCTGCGCCGTGGTGGGCCCGACCTCGGCGACCAGGCCGTACTGGATGAGGACCGCCAGCCCCGTGCCCAGTGCCCCCAGCGCGGCGACGGCCAGCAGCGGGACGAGGGGAAGGTGCGCGGGGAACGAGGTGAACAGCGGTGTGACCACGGCCAGTTGGACGGTGGCGAGCAGCAGCTGCGCGCCGGTCATCGACAGGTGCGAGTTCCCCGTGTCCGCCAGTGTCCGCCGGACGTAGATCCAGCCGACCGGATAGCTCAGCGAGGCCAGCAGCGCCATCGCCGTCCCCCCGGCGTCCAGTCCGTGGAAGCCCTGCCACGCGCCGAGGACCGTCAGCACCCCGAGGAAGCCCAGGCCGAGGCCGGCGAAGCGCACCCGCGTCGGCCGGTCCTCGGACAGGGCGACCAGGGACAGGGCCATGCCCCACAGCGGTGAGGTGGCGTTGCAGATGCCGGCCAGCGTGGACGGGACGGTCAGCTCCGCGTAGGCGAAGAGGGAGAACGGCAGGGCGTTGAGGAAGAACGCGGCGACCGCCATGCGGCCCCACAGGCGCGCCCCGCGCGGCAGCCGCTCCCGCTTCACGGCCATCGCCGCCCCCAGGACCGCCGTGCCGAACACCAGCCGGCCCAGCGTGACCTGGAACGGCGCGTAGCCGTTCGTGCCCACCTTGATCAGCAGGAAGCTGAAGCCCCAGATCAGGGACAGGACACCGAAACGCAGCCGCCAGTCGGTACGGGGCCGGGGCGGGGCCGGGGCGGGGGACCGGGTGCGGGAGGTGGCGACCGTGCTCATGACGCCAACGATGCTGGAGCCAACGTCGTAGCACAATCGAGATTTCTCACGGAGTATCTCGTAGGATCGCTTACATGTTGAACCTGGAGCGCCTGCGCACGCTGGACGCCCTCGCCCGGCACGGCTCGGTGAGCGCCGCCGCCGACGCGCTGCACGTCACCACCTCCGCCGTCTCGCAGCAACTGGGCAAGCTGGAACGGGAGGTCGGCCAGCGGCTGCTCGCCAAGAACGGGCGCGGAGTGCGGCTCACGGACGCCGGGCGGCTGCTGTCCGAGCACGCGGCACGCATCCTCTCCCAGGTGGAGCTGGCCCAGTCCGATCTGGAGGCGCACCGGGGCCGGGTCGCCGGCGAACTGCGCCTGTCGGCGTTCCCGACCGCCGCCCGGGGCCTGTTCCCGGCCGCGCTGGCCGCCCTGCGCGCGCGGCACCCGGGCCTGCGGGTGCGCTCCAGCGAACTGGAGCCCGAACAGGGCATCGCCGCCGTCGTCCGCGGCGACCTCGATCTCGCGGTCGTCCTCGACTGGTACAACAAGCCGATGCCCGTTCCCGAGGGCCTGGTCAAGGCGGCCCTCCTGGACGACCCCGCCGATGTCGCCATGCCCGCCGGACACCGGCTCGCCGACCGGGACGAGGTGGACCTCGCCGAGTTCGCCGAGGACGAGTGGATCACCTGGGGCCAGGGGGAGTTCTGCCACGAGTGGCTGATGTTCACCCTGCGGTCGAAGGGCGTCGAGCCGATCGTCGGCCACCGCGCGGGCGAGACCCACACCCAGCTCGGCCTCGTCGCCGCCGGCCTGGGCGTGTGCATCGCGCCGCTGCTGGGCCGCCACCCGGTGCCGCCGGGCGTGGTGACGGTCCCGCTCAGACAGCGGGTGCGCCGCCACGTGTACGTCGTCTGGCGGGCCGACGCCGACCGCCGCCCGTCGATCCGCGCGGCGGTCGAGGCGCTGAAGGCGGCGGCCCGGCAACTGGGCTGAGCGTCACCGCGCGCCCAGTTTGCGGAAGTCCCAGGAGACGGTCTTCTCCGGGGTCAGCCGCGCCCAGGCGTGCTGGCCGTCGTGCGGCAACTCCTCCAGGCCGAGGTACTTGCGGGCGAACAGCGTCTCCACCGTGTCCAGTTCGGCGCACAGTTCCCCGGTCCGCGGCACCTCGCCCACGAACTCCACCCGCCCGGACAGCTCGGCCCCGCGCAACCGGTCGTACTCCTCGCCCGCGTCGACCACGACGGCCACCCGGGGATCACGGCGCAACTGCGCCCAGCGCCTGCTGCGCACCACCGAGTACAGCCACAGCGAGGTGCCGTCCCAGACGAACCACAGCGCGCTCACGTGCGGCGCGCCGTCCGCCGAGACGGACGCGACCCGGCAGGTGCGCCGAGCGGTGAGGAACTCGTCCAGCTCGCCGGGCGTCATCATGATCCTGCGGCCACGGCGCTGCTGAGCTGCGGGCATGCGGCCCCTTCCTTCTCCCACGTCGTGCCGGAGGACGCCCCCGGGGGTGATCCTCCGCCATCGCGTCGCAGAAGGGAACGGGCCGTCCCTCCCCGGCGTCCCCGCGGGGCGCTCCGGTCCTCCGGGCGGCCCGGGTTCAGGCGAGTCTGATCTCGTCGCCGGAGACGGTGATCCGCTCGGCCGGCAGCGGCCTGGTCGCCGGTCCCGCCTGGACGCTGCCGTCGGCGACGGAGAAGCGGCTGTGGTGGCAGGGACAGGCGATCGCGCCGTTCTCGACGGTGGTCACCGCGCACCCCTGGTGGGTGCACTTCGACGAGAACGCCCGGTACGTCCCCGCCGTCGGCTGGGTGACCACCACTCCCTGCTCCTTGTAGATCCTGCCGCCGCCCTCCGGGATCTCGGACGTCTTGCCGAGCACGGTGCCGGCCGAGTCGGCGGAGGTGTTCTCGGTGGAGTCGTCCTCCGAACCGCAGGAGGCCAGTGCGACGGTGAGCCCCGCCGCCCCGGCCGCCGCGATGACAATGCGGCGGGCCGGTCCCGCCGCGGAATCGAGCGATGTGCTGGTCATGTGGGGCTTCCCTTCGCGGAGCGTTTCGCGGTCCGTCCAGGTGTACGGTCCGCGGACGCCGCCCGTTCAGACGGCACGCCGACGCCCTGCCCCGCGTCACTCCACCGTCGGCCCGGACCCGCCGCCCCCGGCGACCCCGGGCGAACGCTCCTCGGCTTGGCTGAAATCCCGGCAGGCACTACGCGGGTCCGGCCGCTCATTCCGGCGCGCCGACCGCACGACCCGAGCCATCCACACCCGCTTGACCTGCGCCTACACGGGGTGAAAAAGATTTATCGGCGTCAATATCGCCCAGCGTTTTCAAGCCGCAGCCCGACATGGGGGTATCTGGCATTATTCGTGGGCGCCATTTGAGTTCTACACGCGTAACTTCAGTGTGCACCGACATCAACGGTTGACGGGGGGCGGCCGGGGTAGGGTTAGCTTTGTCGAGAGTGGTGAGAGGGCTCTGCCCGGCCGCACGGCCGAGCATTGTTCCCTTTCTGCACCTGAATAATCGGACAGGGAGGTACTTCACGTGTAGAGACGAGCGCGGAGTTGTGCAAGAGCTGGCGCCGCATCGGCTGGTGAAATTTCGACAGCAGGTTACTTTCCCTCCCGTTGTCGGGGTGAGACCCGTCCGTCGGTGCGCCTGGGGGAATCCTTACATGTCAGCGGGTGACCAGGCGTGATGGTGGCGAGCTGTGCGTCGGCCTCTCCTGCCGCCGGATCCGGCGTGGTCCGACTCGGCCGACCGTCGGACTCGTGAAAGAATTCAGAATTCATGGAAATTCGAGGAATTCGGCGTCCCGGTGCGCGTTCCGGTGAAGTCGTGTCGTGGTTTCCGGCAGGGCGGCGGGCCTCCGGCCTTCCCGTAACGCGTTCGCTCCCGGAGTGCCCGGATTTCGTGCAAACCGTGGTCCGGCAGCCGGATCCGCGGGCCGCACTTCCTGAACAAAACCGGTGCAGGTGGACGTCTCGGCGGCCGTGCGGCGTTCCATACCGCGCGATCCGCTGTCCCGGGAGTTGTCCGGCGGACCGGACGAGGCCCTGGAACACCTGGAAAAGCGGGCCGCGCGGACAGCGGTGGTCCTCGCTCGGGACCGGCGGACACCCCACCGCCTCGCTCTTCGAAATCCGCGACCGGTTCTCCGGACAAATCGTCCGGGTCACCGCGGTCACCGCGGTCACCGGCGCCGGGGACGAGCCGGACCTCGCGCGGCCGCCGGAGACGCATCCCCCGACTCCCGCGGGTGAGCCGTCTCCACCGCGCGCCGGCAGGCCGGCACTTCCAGCCGTGCGGCGGGCAGTGCCGTGGGCCTCCTGCACGGCGCCTCCGCGGGACCCTTCGACCTCCCCCGTCCAGGCCGAGATCCCGGCCGGCCCGAGCACGCCGTCCCCCGGGGACCTCGCTCCGGCCCGCACGAGGTGGCGGCACGGAACCGTGCCGCCACCGCCGCGACCTGGCCCACCCACTTCAACGACCGGATGTCATGAGCGTCGACACACATCAGACACGGGCCCGGCCGGACGCCCACCTCGACCGCCGCCCCGAGGACGGACCCCCTCTCGCGGGCGTGCGCGAGCTGCTCGGCACACCGGCCGCGGCCCCCGCGTCCCGCAGGGAGCTCCGGGGGCACGTCACCACCGGGGCGGTCCCGGCGAGCGAGCGGGGCCCGTCCCCGGACGTCCACGACGAGCGGCTGCGGTCCCGCGTCCGGGCCCGCCCCGACCGCGCGAGCGCGCACGGCCTGTGGTGAACCGGACTCAGCGATTCACGTCGGCCATGACCGTGGTCGCCGCCTTCCTGGCGGCCATGGGCCAGTTCATCGTCAACGTCGCGCTGACCACCGTCCATGACGACTTGCATGCGCCGGTGTCCCGGACGGAACTCTCCGTCAGCGGTCACGCCCTCGTCTACGGTGCCGTGCTGATCACGGGCGGACGAGTGGGCGCCCTCTACGGGTACCGGCGCCTCTCCGCCCTCGGGGTGGCGGCCTTCACCCTTGCCTCGCTGGGCTGCGGTCCGGCCCCCTCGGCCGGCGTCCTCGTCACGTGCCGCCTGGTGCAGGGCGCCGGAGCGGCCCTGTTCTCCCCCAGACGCTGTCCTTTCCGGGAGCCGTTCGGGAAACGGCCCCCGCGGTCGCCGCGCAGGACACCGTGCCGTCCGCCGGCGCCCTGGGCGCCTTCCGGCCCGAGGGGGCCGCCGTCGCAGGCGTCACGATGCGACCCGCCCGTGCCGGACCCGGCCCGGCCCCGCCGGGCCCGCGGCAGGCCTCCGTGCCGGGACCGGCTGGGGCCACACCGGTCCCGCGCCCGCCGAGCACCCTCCCGACCCCCTGATCGACGCGCTCCGCCAGGTGCCGAAGACCACGGTGAGTCCCTGGACCAGGGCGCGTCGCGCGCGACGGCACAGCGTTTCCCCGGCGCGTGCCGGCTCCCAGCCCTGCAGTTGCAACCCGAGGAGATGACCTCCCATGCCCGACTCGACCGGTGAATCCGTCCTCGTCCTGGTCAACGACGAAGGGCAGTACTCGCTGTGGGCGAGCCACCTGGACGTGCCCCCCGGATGGCGCGTCGTGCGCTCGACGTCGAGCACCCGGGAATCCGCCGCCTTCATCGAGGAGAACTGGACGGACATCCGGCCGAAGAGCATGGCCGGTGCCGACGGCGGAACGGATCCGGCGGACGCCCGGCCGAGCGTGCACGCGCTGTTCGCCGAACAGGCGGCGAGGACACCGGACACGGCGGCGCTGGTCTGGCGGGACCAGGAGATCAGCTACCGGGAACTCGACGAAAGGTCCGGCAGGCTGGCCAGCCTCCTGGCCGACCGGGGCGTCGGTCGCGGCGACTTCGTCGCCCTGTGCGTCGAGCGGACACCCCTGGCGGTCATCTCCTTGCTCGGAATCCTGAAAGCGGGCGCGGCCTATGTCCCGCTCGACCCCGAGTATCCGGTGGAGCGGCTGCGCTACGTGCTGGACGACACCGGAGCCCGGCTCCTGCTGACGCAGGAAGCACTGGGCTTCCTGTTCGTCGGCCACGAGCGGGAAACCCTCTGGCTCGACAGGGAACAGGGCCACATCGACGGCCTGCCCGTCGCGCCGGACGCCGGCACCGCTCCTTCGAGCGCCGCGTACGTCATCCACACCTCCGGATCCACCGGAAGGCCCAAGGGAGTGCTGGTGACGCACCGGTCACTGGCCCACCACGCCGCCTCCGTGAACAGGACACTGCAGCTCGGCCCGGGGGACCGCGTACTGCAGTGCCGGTCGCTGAGTTTCGACGCCGCCGCCGAGGAGATCTTCCCGCCCCTCCTGCACGGCGCCACGCTCGTCCTCGGCGAGGATCCGCTGCGCCAGACGTTCCGTGCCCTGACCCAGCAGGTCGTCGACACCAAGACGACGTTCCTCAGCATCCCGACCGCGTTCTGGCACAGCTGGGTCCTGGAAGAGGACTGCCTCGTCCGGCTGGCCGCGGAATCGTCGCTCCGGGTCGTGATCGTCGCGGGCGAGAAGGCGGAACGGCGGGCCCTGGACACCTGGAACACTCGGGTGGGCGCGGCCATCCGCTGGTGCAACGTGTACGGCCCGACCGAGGGCACCATCACGTCGACCCTCTTCGAGCCGGGGGCCGACTGGGACGGCGGTGACACCCCGTCCGTTCCCATCGGACACCCCATCGAGGACGTGCGGGCCCACGTACTGGACGATGCCCTGCGGCCCGTCGCCGCGGGAACGGTCGGTGAGCTGTACATCGGCGGCGCAGGCGTGGCCGTCGGCTATCTCAACAAGCCTGCGATGACCGCGGAGAGGTTCCTCGCCGATCCCTTCTCCGGGGTGCCCGGACAGCGTCTGTTCCGGACGGGGGACCTGGTCCGGTCGACGGTGGACGGCGCCATCGAGTTCGTCGGCCGCCGCGACCACCAGGTGAAACTGCGCGGCTACCGCGTCGAGCTCGGCGAGATCGAACTCGTCCTGGGCGACCACCCGGACATCCAGGGCTGCGTCGCCCTCGTCGACGACACCGACCCGCAGAACACGCGACTGGTGTGCCACGTCGTCGCGCGCGACGGCGCCGATGCGGCCAACGGCGAGCTGATGGCCCACGTCCGGCGCCACCTGCCCTGGTACATGGTCCCCGCGGCCATCCACGTCATCGACGCCTTCCCCCTGACCCCCAACGGCAAGATCGACCGCACCGCCCTGTCA
This is a stretch of genomic DNA from Streptomyces sp. TG1A-8. It encodes these proteins:
- a CDS encoding MFS transporter; translated protein: MTVVAAFLAAMGQFIVNVALTTVHDDLHAPVSRTELSVSGHALVYGAVLITGGRVGALYGYRRLSALGVAAFTLASLGCGPAPSAGVLVTCRLVQGAGAALFSPRRCPFREPFGKRPPRSPRRTPCRPPAPWAPSGPRGPPSQASRCDPPVPDPARPRRARGRPPCRDRLGPHRSRARRAPSRPPDRRAPPGAEDHGESLDQGASRATAQRFPGACRLPALQLQPEEMTSHARLDR
- a CDS encoding Rieske (2Fe-2S) protein; protein product: MTSTSLDSAAGPARRIVIAAAGAAGLTVALASCGSEDDSTENTSADSAGTVLGKTSEIPEGGGRIYKEQGVVVTQPTAGTYRAFSSKCTHQGCAVTTVENGAIACPCHHSRFSVADGSVQAGPATRPLPAERITVSGDEIRLA
- a CDS encoding amino acid adenylation domain-containing protein; the protein is MPDSTGESVLVLVNDEGQYSLWASHLDVPPGWRVVRSTSSTRESAAFIEENWTDIRPKSMAGADGGTDPADARPSVHALFAEQAARTPDTAALVWRDQEISYRELDERSGRLASLLADRGVGRGDFVALCVERTPLAVISLLGILKAGAAYVPLDPEYPVERLRYVLDDTGARLLLTQEALGFLFVGHERETLWLDREQGHIDGLPVAPDAGTAPSSAAYVIHTSGSTGRPKGVLVTHRSLAHHAASVNRTLQLGPGDRVLQCRSLSFDAAAEEIFPPLLHGATLVLGEDPLRQTFRALTQQVVDTKTTFLSIPTAFWHSWVLEEDCLVRLAAESSLRVVIVAGEKAERRALDTWNTRVGAAIRWCNVYGPTEGTITSTLFEPGADWDGGDTPSVPIGHPIEDVRAHVLDDALRPVAAGTVGELYIGGAGVAVGYLNKPAMTAERFLADPFSGVPGQRLFRTGDLVRSTVDGAIEFVGRRDHQVKLRGYRVELGEIELVLGDHPDIQGCVALVDDTDPQNTRLVCHVVARDGADAANGELMAHVRRHLPWYMVPAAIHVIDAFPLTPNGKIDRTALSATGPSTPAEADHIAPRTPVEAVLAAVWEEVLDRPGISVDADFFQLGGHSLLAATLLSRIRSRLGVSVPARVLFASPTIEALAAAVVRLKSEPVAHAS